Genomic segment of Pseudomonadales bacterium:
TAAAACTGTTGTTGACGACGCTTTACCATCATATTGATCGGCGGAGGAATATCGCTAAATAAGGTTTTCACAAACGGTTGGTAAGTCTCTGGATCTAACCAGCGGCAGTAATGCATTGTTAGGCATAGGTGCTGGCTCAGCATTCTGCTGGCACAAAGATGCAATGCACGCTGCTGACTATTCAGGTGGCCGTCCATTGAAATTTGTAATTTATGCTCAATATGCCGCATGATCAATTCGAGATCTCGAACTATGATGCCATTATCTCTGATCATCGGCAGATTATCAGTAGCGGCTTTGAACAGATTGCTCTCGGTAATCACACGGAAGGGCGTCTCGCTAATGTTCAAGAAGCCTTCTGCCGCCATACTTAAGGGGTCGATACTTGGAAGGCCATGACCTCTATCGGCAATGTACAGATCAATCATGGTCAGGCATTAAGATCAGGAATAATTTGGCTCTCAAGTTTCATGATCGCGTCTTTTAACGCTAATTTTCGCTTCTTGAGTCGACGGATTTCAAATTGATCAACTTGCCTGCCTTCGCTACAGGCAATGATTTGTTGATCAAGGGCGCGATGATCTATGCGCAGCTGTTTTAAACGCTGACGCTGTTGTTCTTCATCTAAGTGGCTGATATTCATGGCGATTCTACTATTAATCTGTACCGATTTTAGACCCTGTTGGATAATTTACAACGCTTTATCGCGCTTTAATAAAGCGGCCAAATAAAAGTCCTAATTCAAACAGTAACCACATTGGCACAGCCATTAAACACTGTGAGATCGGGTCTGGCGGGGTTAGCAGCATGCCTACAACAAAGCATGCGACGATAACATATGGGCGTTTATTCGCTAGCGAGGCGGCAGTTGCAGCTCCGGTACGAATCAGAACCATGGTTAAAATAGGAATTTGAAAAGCTAGACCAAAGGC
This window contains:
- a CDS encoding glutathione S-transferase family protein, with translation MIDLYIADRGHGLPSIDPLSMAAEGFLNISETPFRVITESNLFKAATDNLPMIRDNGIIVRDLELIMRHIEHKLQISMDGHLNSQQRALHLCASRMLSQHLCLTMHYCRWLDPETYQPFVKTLFSDIPPPINMMVKRRQQQFYKRQMQSAGLHALDSHDIYQKAGSDLSALADILADQQWFGGDYVAKLDIMALSVLSNILYHPVTTPLIDQVQQHDNLLAFEQRAKSLIFPADYQPSTPQIFAAENGCD
- a CDS encoding YdcH family protein; this translates as MNISHLDEEQQRQRLKQLRIDHRALDQQIIACSEGRQVDQFEIRRLKKRKLALKDAIMKLESQIIPDLNA